A genome region from Methanobacterium subterraneum includes the following:
- the hisA gene encoding 1-(5-phosphoribosyl)-5-[(5-phosphoribosylamino)methylideneamino]imidazole-4-carboxamide isomerase, translating to MIIMPAVDIKNGKCVQLVQGKPGTEQIVLDNPAEVALEWEEKGASVLHVIDLGGALEEGGNISVVEEILKKVSVPVQMGGGIRSMDDATCLLDMGVDRIILGTLAIENPETVEVLSGEFGSERIMVALDSKDSQVVVRGWTEKTAQTAPQLGKIMEEKGASGILFTNVDHEGLLGGFKVEPLLELLEAVDIPVVYSGGVSTLEDLAVLSQTGAYGVVIGSALYKGTLNLEDALNYEKK from the coding sequence ATGATAATTATGCCTGCTGTTGATATTAAAAACGGTAAATGTGTGCAGTTAGTGCAGGGTAAACCCGGAACCGAGCAGATTGTCCTGGATAATCCTGCTGAAGTTGCCCTGGAATGGGAAGAAAAAGGAGCCAGTGTTTTACACGTGATTGATCTGGGCGGGGCTTTGGAAGAAGGTGGGAACATCTCCGTGGTTGAGGAAATCCTTAAAAAAGTTTCAGTGCCGGTTCAGATGGGTGGAGGTATTCGTAGCATGGATGATGCCACCTGTTTATTGGATATGGGTGTGGATAGGATTATACTGGGAACCCTAGCCATTGAAAACCCGGAAACTGTTGAAGTATTATCTGGTGAATTTGGCAGTGAAAGAATTATGGTGGCCCTGGATAGTAAGGACTCCCAAGTAGTGGTCCGGGGGTGGACTGAAAAAACAGCCCAGACCGCACCCCAGTTGGGGAAAATCATGGAAGAAAAAGGAGCAAGTGGAATATTATTCACCAATGTGGATCATGAAGGCCTATTGGGTGGATTTAAGGTTGAACCTCTCCTGGAACTATTGGAAGCTGTGGATATACCTGTGGTTTATTCTGGTGGTGTGAGTACCCTGGAAGACCTAGCAGTCCTCAGTCAGACCGGTGCCTATGGTGTGGTGATTGGCTCCGCACTTTACAAAGGGACCCTGAACCTTGAAGATGCCCTCAATTACGAGAAAAAGTAA